GTGCTGGAGCGGGTGCCGGGCCGTCCGGCGGCCCGCGAGCGGCACCCGGTGAACGCGCCGACGCCGGGCGAGGTGCGCGCGGTGCTGGGCTCGGTGCGCACGCTGAACCTGTGGCGCCCGCCGACGGACGTGTTCGGCAAGCCGATGGACTACCAGACCGAGATCGCCCGGTTCCACTCGCTGGGCCTGCTGACCGACCGGGACGCGGGCGACCTGCGCGGTCTGCTGCACGGCCTGTCCTCGGTGCCGTGGCAGCTGAACCACGGCGACGCGCTGCTGGGCAACATCCTGCTGGCCCCGTCCGGCCCGGTCCTGCTGGACTGGGAACAGGCCGGCTGGTACCTGCCGGGCTACGACCTGGCGGTGCTGTGGAGCGTGCTGTCGGGCGACACCGCGGCCCGCCGCCAGATCAGCCAACTCGCCCAGTCCGGCGGCACGCTGGCCCGGGACGCGTTCCTGGTGAACCTGGTGCTGGTGCTGATGCGCGAGCTGCGGCTGCACGACGTGCCGGGCGCGGGCGAGGAGCAGCGGATCATGATCCGCCGGCTGTACGACGACGCGGCGCTGGCCCGCCGCGCGGTCCGCGCGGCGGTCGGCACCCGGTAGTCGGCCCCCGGTAGTCGGTCGGCCCCTGGGGCCGACGTGGTCAGCCGCCCAGCAGGGCTTCGCCGAGGGCGTCCAGCACGGTGTCCTCGGCGGGCAGTTGGGTGCGCAGGCTGAGGGCGTCGCGCAGGTGGCGCTCCAGCGGGTGGCGGCGGTCGAGCCCGGCGCTGCCGGTGAGGGTGAGGGCCCGCTGCACGGTGTCGCTCGCGGTGCGGGCGGCGAGCAGTTGGACGGCGGGCGCCCGGGTCGCGGCGGACGGGTCCGCGTCGGTGCGGGCGGCGAGGCCGTGGACGAGTTCCTCGGCACCGGTGAGCGCGGCGTCGAGTTCGCCGAGCGGGCGGCGGTGGGCGGCGGTGCCGCGCAGCTGCCCGGCGGACCAGTCGAGGGCGGCCCGGGCGGTGCCCAGCAGGACGGCGGTCAGGGCGAGTTGGTGCCAGGCCGTGGCGACGGGGTCGGCGGGGAAGGCCGGTCCCTTGGGCAGCAGGGCCGCGTCGGTGCCGATCCGGGCGTCCTCCAGCAGGACGTCGTGGCCGGCGGCGGCGCGCAGGCCGAGCTGGTCGGCGGCGGGGTCGATCTCCAGTCCGGGGCTGTCGGCGCGGACCAGGAACAGGCCGGTGCGCGGCTGGTTCTCGGCGGTGCGGGCCTCGACCACGAGCCAGGAGAGCGCTTCGGCGCCGGGGCAGTGCGGGGCGCGTCCGCCGAGCCGCCAGGCGTTGCCCTGCCAGTGCGCGGTGACGGCGGGCGGGCGCCCGGCGGGGGCCCGGAGGGTGCCGACCAGGGCGGGCCCGCGGCGGGACTCGGTGAGCAGCCGCCGGTAGAGCGCGGCGGGCCAGGGCGCGGTGCGGGCCTGTTCGGCGTGGTGCAGCAGGGTGTGCGCGGCGAGCAGGGCGACCGAGGCGTCGCCGCGGCCGAGCCTGGCCAGCACCCGGACGGTGTCGGCCAGGCCGGCCCCCGGCCCGCCGTGCCGCCGGCCGACGGTGAGGGTGAGCAGCCCGGCCTCGTGGGCGGCTTCGACGCCCTGGTACGGGAAGGTGCCGTCGCGGTCGTGCTCGGCGGCCCGGGCGGCCAGCAGGTCGATCACCCGGGGCAGCCGGGCGAACGCCCGCTCGACGGCGTCGTCGGCGTCGGCGGTGACGGGGGCGGGGACGGTCGGCTGTGCTGCGGTGCGGGTCATGGCGGGCCTCCGGGCGGGCGGCGAGGTGTCGGGCGTCCGTGAACTGGGGTTCTCAGGAAGCCGGACAGGCCGCGCCGGCGGTGCGCCGGAGGTCCACGTGCAGGCGGCGGGTGAGCAGCGGTGGCCGGGGCATCGCGCGTCAGCCCTGCTGGAACATCTCCGCCGGAAGCGGCTTGAGGAGCTGGTAGAGGTCGTCCGAAACCGGTCGGTCCCAGGAGGCGATGGTCACCTGGACGCCGTCGCTGCGGCCGAACTGCGAGCAGTACAGCCGTTCCTCGGTGACCTTGACCTTGCGGACGATCAGCAGGTCGTCGCCGAGCATGACCGGGAAGTCCTCGGCCGAGACGAAGTCGACCGGTTCCTCGTTCTCCAGCGAGGCGAGCAACTGGCGGGCCTCCAGCGGCACGCCGTCCTCGCTCTCGCGGGCGGGCGAGTCCTGCGGGAGGTTGCCGATCAGCATGGCCGGGCCGCGGCCGCCGAGCAGGTCGTACTGCAGGAAGACGCCTTGGCAGGAACCGTCCTGACCGGCCAGGATCATGACACCGAAGTCGCCGGGCCAGTCGCCCGGGTCCATGGCCAGTACGTCGAAGTCCGGGCCGGCGGGCTGTCCGGAGCGACGGCGGAGAAATGACATGGGCCCATCGTACGGGGCCGCTGGGCGGGGGCCGGTGCGCGGGTCCGCGATCAGGCCGAGTTCTACGCTCAGGGACCAATGTTGACTCTGAGCAACCGTCCGGGCTACGTTCGGTTCAGCACGACGGCCGCTCCGGGGCGAGATCCACGGGGAGCGGGTTGTCGCAGCGTGCCTTGCGCGCATTCCCTCACTGCGCACGCGGTCGTGTGAACTCCAAGCACCATTTGCTGATTCAATGGTCCTTAGACGGTTCCTGGAGCCTGCGGGTGATTCCGGCGGGCTCCGGACGGTCGAGGTGCCATCGGGATCGGCGCCACCACAGCCACATAACCGAACCCAGAGCCAGGTTCGCGGGGCCCTCGTGCCGTCGCGTCCGCGAACCTCGCCCGGATCACCGCCGCGTGGGGGCGTGCGGAATCCGGGCTCCGACCCACCCGGGGAGTCGCTCTTCCCGGTCGGGTCACTCCCGCTGCGACGGCTGCCGCACCCTGTGCGGCACAGGGAAGGGGAGAGCCCGTCATCGGCGCCGTTGACGGGCAGCAGAAGCGGGCGCCGTGCCTATACCGCGTGGGGGCGGTAGGCACGGCGTCTGCCTGCTCTTACTGTGCTGGCAGGCTTGTCGACCAGTCAACAAGATTCGGCCCATCAGAACTCTTTTGTAACCTCGGCGCATGCCCGGCCGTCACCTGCGCGCGGGCCCCGGCCGCACCCGCCGCGCCCGGGAACTCCCGGTCGGGGGCGTGGCGGGGCAGTGAACACCCGGCCAACCGCGCGGGCCGCCGCGGCCCCGGACTGGCCGATTCCATCACACCGGCGCCGCGCTTGCGACTACTGGTTCCGCGGGTCGAACTCGCCGTCCCGGGCGCCCAGCACGAAGGCCCGCCACTCGGCGGGGGTGAAGATCAGCGCCGGGCCGTCCGGCTCCGCGCCGTTGCGCATCGCGATGTACCCGTCGACGAAGGCGATCTGGACGCCCTGTTCGCCGCCGGGCGCGTGCTGCCACTCGGCCCCGCTCACGTCGAGCTCGATCTTGCGGCGCTCGTCCGCCGCCCGTGCCGCCTCTGCCGGCGTCATCCGCACACCCTCCCGCCCGGACTCCGGCTCGGAGTCGCCCTGCCTGTGGTCGAGCGGCAAGTTTAGCCACCCGCGGCCCCCGGCCCGGCCGTTCCGGCCCGGCGCGCCCACCGGACGGGGCAGATGGGGCGATCCGGCCCTCCCGCGGCGGCTGCTGTGCTACAAGCCCGCCCCCTCGAACGTCCGGGCCCCGGCGGTCCCGGTCGGACACGCCGACCCGGGCGCGCCCGAGGAGCACGCTCCGGGCGGCGGCCGGGGTGAGGATGGGTGGCGAGCAGTCAGCCACCCAACCGGGAGCAGCCGATGGACCAGCGGGACCGCAGCCGCGCCGACGTCATCCCGATCTCGACCGCGCCCTCGGCCCCGCCGGTGGGCGCCGCGACGGGCACCGTGACCGCGCCGGTGCCCTCGGTGCCGCGCCCCGCCCGGCCCGCCGGACACGGGCGGGTGGGCCTGGTGCTGGTGTCGCACAGCCAGGAACTCGCGGACGCGGTGCGGGCGGTGGCCCTGGCCGTGACGGAGGCGGACGATCCGGCTCCGGTCGCGGCGACCGGCGGTTCGCTGGAGGACGGCCCGGGCAGCAGCGCGGTGCTGGTGGCCGCGGCGGCCCGCCGGGTCGACCAGGGCCACGGCGTGGCGGTGCTGTGCGACCTGGACGGCCCGGTCCGCACCGTGCTGACGGTGCTGGCGGCGGCCGAGGAGCACGGCCTGCCGTTCCCGACCCGGTTCGCGGACGCCCCGTTCGTGGAGGGCGCGGTGGCCGCGGTGGCGACGCGCGACCGCGGGCGGCGACCTGGCGGCGGTGCTGGACGCGGCGGAGGAGACCGCCCGTCGGCCGAAGCGCTGAGCCCCGGCCCGGGCCGGTCCGCCCCTTCGCCCGTCAGCCGGTCCGCCGACGTGCCGGTGCGCGGACGTGCCGGTGCGCCGTCCGTCGTCCCGGATGTGTCCGATGGGACGGTTTGGTGGCGACTGTGCGGGTTTCCCGCCCGCCGGGCCCCGGGCCGCCGCTAGAGTCGGCCGCACCGGCCCGGTGGGGGGAGTCCCGGGCCCGACCGGAGGGTGGTGCGCGGCCGTGCGTGTGGTGATCACCGGCGGGGCAGGGTTCATCGGGGCCAATCTGGCCAGGGAGTTGACGTCCCGTCCGGAGGTGGCGGAGGTCCGGGTGGTGGACGACCTGTCCACCGGCAGCAAGGCCAACCTGGCGGGGGTGGACGTCGCCTTCTTCGAGGGCAGCATCCTCGATCCGGCCCTGCTGGACGCGGTGTTCACCGGCGCCGACGCGGTGGTGCACCTGGCGGCCCTGCCGTCCGTGCCGCGGTCGATCGCCGCCCCGCTGGCCAGCCACCGGGTGAACGCCACCGGCACCCTGGAGGTGCTGGAGGCGGCCCGCCGCGCGGGCGGCCCGTACGTGGCGGCGGCGTCCTCCTCCTCGGTGTACGGCGCGAACCGGGAGCTGCCCAAGCGCGAGACGATGCGCACCGTCCCGATGAGCCCGTACGCGGTCTCCAAGCTCGCCAGCGAGTCCTACCTCGGGGCGTACCACCACTGCTACGGCCTGGGCGTGCTGCCGCTGCGCTTCTTCAACGTCTTCGGCCCGCTCCAGCCCGCCGGGCACGCGTACGCGGCGGTGGTCCCGGCCTTCCTGGACGCGGCGCTGGCCGGCCGGCCGGTGACGGTGCACGGGGACGGGCACCAGAGCCGGGACTTCACCTACGTCGGCACGGTGACCCAGGTGCTCGCCGAGGCGGTACTGCGCCGGGTGGTCTCCGCGGAGCCGGTGAACCTGGCCTTCGGGACGCGCACCTCGCTGCTGGAGCTGATCGGCCTGCTGGGCGGGGTGCTGGGCGCGCCGGTCGCCGCCGAGCACGTCGACCCGCGGCCGGGGGACGTGCGGGACTCGCAGGCCGACAACGCGCGGCTGCGCGAGCTGTTCCCGGACGTGGCGCCCGTCCCGCTGGAGGAGGGCCTGCGGCGCACCGCGGCCTGGTTCCGGACGCTCTGAGGCAGCGGAGGGCGGGAGCGGGGCGTGCCCCGTTCCCGCCCTCCGGCGTTCAGGGCGCCGTCAGTTCGAAGTGCGCCTCGTCCTTGCCGGCCAGCGCGCGGGCGATGTGGTCCAGGAGGCGGTCCTCCAGTTCGGGCAGCGCGTCCGGGTGGAACCAGCCGACCTCGAGCGACTCGTCGTCGTTCACCCGGGCCTCGCCGGACAGCGGGCGGCACCGGAAGACCAGGTCGAGGTACTGGGTGCGGTCGCCGTTCGGGTACTCGATCATCGGGGAGACCGCCACCGCGACCAGCCGCTCGGGCCGCACCTCCACCCCGGTCTCCTCCAGGCACTCGCGCACCACGGCGTCCGCGGGCTGCTCCCCCGGGTCGATGATGCCGCTGATCAGTGCCCACCGGCCGTTGTCCGCCCGCCGTCCGAGCAGCACCCGGCCGTCCTCGTCCACCACCACCGCCGACACGCCGGACAGCCAGAGCGGCCGGTGCCCGACCACGGCGCGCAGGTCCGCCAGAAACGCAGGAATTCCCATGCGGGGAAGCCTAGGCGACGCCCTCGGGGGCGGGGGCGGGGGCGCGGCGCAGCAGCGGGCGGGCCGGGGTGCCGACCACGGTGGTGCCGGGCGGCACGTCGCGGGTGACGGTGGCGGCGGCGCCGACGAAGGCGGCGCGGCCCACGGTGCGGCCCTGGAGGACCACGGCGCCGGAGCCGACGGTGCTGTCGTCCTCCAGTCGGACGGCGCCGGAGACGTGGGCGCCGGGGTAGACGGTGACGCGGGCGCCGAGACGGGTGTCGTGGCCGACGGTCGCGTTGTAGTGCACCTGGCTGTGCGGGCCGAGGCGGACGCTGCTGGAGACGTGCGCGCCGCCCATCACCAGGCAGCCGGGGGCGAGTTCGGTCTCGGGGGCGATGATCGCCCGGGGGTGCGCCAGGGTGACGGGGTGGCCGCCCGCCGCGTCCAGCAGCCCGGCCAGCCGGGCCCGGGCCGCCGGGTCGGCGATCCCGACCAGGTACCCGGCGCCGGGCGGCAGTTCGGCGGGGGCGCGGACGGGCAGGCCGCGCACCGTGCTCCCGGCCTGCCGGTCGTCGAGGAACCCGGCCACTTCGACGCCCGCGGCGAGCGCCACGTCCAGCGCCTCCCGGCCGACGCCGCCCGCACCCGCGATCCACAGCACCATGCGCCGTTCTCCGTCCCTCGTCCGTGCCCTCGCTGATCGTCCGTCATCGGAAACGTACCCGGCCGGGCGGTCGCCGCCGCCCGGCCGGATCGTTCCGCCGCACCAGGGCCTAGCCGCGCAGTTCCTCCGGGGCCAGCCGGGGCGCGGTCGCGGTGGCCTGCCGGGGCAGCACGATCCGGGAGCCGGCCGGGACGGCGGGCTCGGCGGTCGGCTGGGTCGGGGCCGGGAAGCCGGGGTTGACGCCGCCGGCGGCGGTGATGCCGGCCGGGCGCAGCAGCACCTTCACGGTGAGGGCGAGGATGCGCAGGTCGAGGGCGAGGCTGTGGTGCTCGATGTACCAGAGGTCGAGTTCGATGCGTTCGGGCCAGGTGATGGAGTTGCGGCCGCGGACCTGGGCCCAGCCGGTGAGGCCGGGGCGGACGGCGAGGCGGCCGCGCTGGCGGGTGGAGTAGTGGACGACCTGCTCGGGCAGGGTGGGCCGGGGGCCGATGACGCCCATGTCGCCGCGCAGGACGTTCCACAGCTGCGGGAGTTCGTCCAGGCTGCTCTTGCGCAGCAGCGCGCCGAGGCGGGTGATGCGCGGGGCGTCGGGCTCGTCCTCGTACTGCCGGTCGCGCATGGTGCGGAACTTGAGGATGTCGAACTCCCGGCCGTGGCGGCCGGTGCGGGTCTGCCGGAAGATCACCGGTCCGCCCGTGGTGGCGCGGATCAGGAGGGCGATCAGCAGGCCGAGCGGGAGCGCGATGATCCCGGCCAGCACAGTGACCGCGAGGTCCCCCCCTCGCTTCATTTCTCCCCCAACTGGGTTGGTGCGGTGCGGTGCAGTGCGGTGGTGCGGTGCAGTGCATTGGTGCGGTGCGGCGGTGGTGCGGTGACGGTGGCGGCGGTGCGGACGCTCAGCCGGTGCTCCAGCGCAGCCCGCGGCGGCGGGCGACGGCGGCGTAGGTCTCCAGCGAGACCTGGGCGACCGCGCGCTGGTCGAACCGTTCGAGGGCGCGGCGGCGGGCCGCCGCGCCCAGGCGCGTCCGCAGGCCGGGCTCGGTGAGGAGCCGGTCGAGCGCGGCGGTGAGGGCGGCGGCGTCGGCCGCCGGGGCGAGCAGCAGGTGCCGGTCGTGGGTGCCGATCTCGCGGCAGCCGCGGATGTCGCTGAGCAGCAGGGGCAGGCCGCTGGCGGCGGCCTCCATGCCGGAGCGGGAGAAGCCCTCCCGGTGGGAGGGGAGGACGAAGACGTCGAGTGCGGCGTACACGGCGGGCATGTCGTCGCGGGGGCCGAGGAACTCCACGCCCGCCTCGGCGGCGCGCAGCGCGTCGGGCTTGTCGGGGTCGTCGGGGCCGATCCAGACGAAGCGGGCCTTGCCGGCCAGCGCGCGGGCGGCCTCGGCGTACTCGCGGATGCCCTTCTCGGCGACCCGCCGGCCGACCCCGACCAGCAGTTCGTCCTCGGCGAGGCCGAGTTCGGCGCGCAGCCGGGCGCGCAGGGCGTCCCGGGCCGGGCCGGGGGCGGGGAAGCGGTCGAGGTCGACGCCGTTGCCGACCACCCGGGAGCGCCCGGCGGGGACGCCCCACCGGGCGAGCGCGGCCCGGTCCTCGGCGTTCTGGTAGAGCTCGGCGTGCGAGAAGCGGGCGGCGAGCGCCTCGGCGCCGAGCACGGCGAGCCGTTTGGCGAGCGGGTCGTGGGCCTGGGCCCACAGGCCGTGGCAGGTGTTGACGACGACGGGGACGCGGGCCAGCCGGCCCAGGACGCGGCCGAGCACGCCGGTCTTCGGGTTGTGGGTGTGCAGCACGTCGGGTCGGATGCGGCGCAGCTCGGCGAGCAGTTCGCGGGCGGCGGCGAGGTCGGCGGCCGGCTGCCAGGCGCGGGTGAGCGAGGGCAGCGGGAGGTGCCGGACGCCGATCCGTTCGATCCGTTCCCGGTAGGGGCCGGGGCGCTGATGCCGTAGGTGCGCAGGCCGTGTTCGACGTCGACGGTGAGCTCGGTGGCGAGCAGCAGGTGCAGCGACATGTCGACGGTGGTGAGGTGGGCGACCCGCAGCGGCCGGCCGCCCTCGCCGCGCAGGCGGAGCGGGAGCTGGTCAGGCACCGGCGCCCACCGCCTTCGCGGTGGCGACGATCCGGGCGTAGGCGCGTTCGGGGACGAGCCGGCCGTACAGCTTGGCCCGGAAGAAGTCGATCGGGTCGGTGCGCCGGACCGGGACGCGGTGGAAGCGGGCCGGGTCGTACCCGGGCAGGTTGCGGCCGACCAGGCCGGTGGCGCAGGTGCGGAAGCGGGCGCGCAGCGCGGCGTCCAGGTGCGGGACGGGGCGGCCCCAGGTGTAGGCGAAGTGCCGGGGGCGGGTGCCGAGGTGCTCCTCGACGTCGTCGCCGCAGGCGTCGAGCTCGGCGGTGCCGAGCAGTTCGGGGCGGACGTGGCTGCGGGTGTGGTTGGCGACGGTGCACAGCCCGGAGGCGGTCATCTCGCGCAGGTGCTCCCAGCTGAGGCCGGTGGCGGGGGCGCCCTTGGCGGTGGAGCCCTCCCAGCGCATCGGTGCGCCGACCAGGCCGCTGGCCAGGTAGACGGTGAACGGCAGGCCGCGTTCGCGGAGCAGCGGCCAGGCCGTCTCGTAGGTGTCGGCGAAGCCGTCGTCGAAGGTGAGGACGGTGCTGGGGGTGCGCAGGCCGGCGTCGAGGCGGTCGGCGGCGGTGTCCAGCGGGACGACCCGGCGGGCGGGAGCTCGGCGAGCAGGTCCACCTGGGCGGTGAAGTCGGCGGTGGCGAGGTCGAGCTCGTCGCTCGTGCCGCCGCCGACCCGGTGGTAGATGAGCAGGGTGGCGCCCGCGCCGGGCACCCGCCCGGCCGCGCGGGCCAGCTGCTGTTTGACCTTCGACCGGACGCCTCCGGCCCGGCCGGCGGTGCTCGTCATGGACCCCCCTCACGGTGCCCCCGCACCGGACTGTGACTCCCCCGGCCCGCGGTTGCCGCGGGCGATGCGCATCACAGTAGGGGGAAGTGTGAGGCTGCTGCCCCGGAAACGTGAAAGAAGTGCGTAGGTAGGCCGAAAATCAGCCGGTCCGACCGGTCCTGTCCCATTGGTGGACGTTTTCCGGTCGGCGGTCGATCATCGCCGGGCGCGCGCCCGGCACCCGGGGCTCAGGGGGTGGCGCCGCCGCTCGGGCGCAGCAGCGCGATGCCGATCCGGACCAGCAGCAGCACCCCGGCGGCCAGGCAGCCGGCCACCGCCATCACCCAGGCCGGGCCGTCGGTCTGCGGGACGAGCACCGCCACCGCGATGCCCATGCCGACGCAGAGCACGCCCACCAGGGCCAGCAGCGGCTGGTGGCGGCGCAGCGCGCAGCCGCCGAACAGGGCCGAACGGCGAGTAGCGGCGCGGTTACCTCGGGTGTCTGCCATGCCCTCCACGGTAACCCGGTCCGGGAGCGCGGGCCACAGTCCTCCGGCCCTTGCGGAGCACCGCCCCGGTCCCGCCCGCAGCGGCTCCCGCCCGCCCGTCCGCCCTTGTGCCCGGCCCCCGGACGGGCCCCGGACGGCCTCCGTCCGGCCCCGTCCGGCCGCCGCGCGGGCCGTTTCCGGAGCACTTCCGGAGCACTTCCGGACCGCCCGCGAAATCTCGCCGTCCGGCGTACAACCATCCCGGGGCGTCGTGGGTCTCCACTACATTGAGCGATCCAGGAGCCGTCCGACGAGCGGGATTGGGAGTGCCCGCCGCGGGCTAGATCACTCGGGTGCGGAGCCGCCGCGCCCGGGGTCGGAGGCCGGGCTCCGCCTGCCGACGGTACCGCCACGCCGCTTGTCGGCGACCGAGGGGGAACCGTGTCGTACGCCACCGTCACCGCTGCCACCGCCGCTGCCGTCTGCGCCCCGCCCCAGCCCGTCGTCCCGTCCGCGACCCCGCCCGCTCCGTCCTCGGCGCCCGGCCAGCCCCGGGAGCGGGACCGGGGCAGCTGGCTGCGGTTCAGTCCCGCCCAGCCGCTGTTCCGGGCCCGGGCGGCGCAGCGGCTGGCCGTGCTCGCCTACCACGGGATCACCGACCCGGCCTCGTTCGGCGCCCAGCTGGACCGGCTGCGGCGGCTGGCCACCCCGGTGTCCGTGCCGGACGTGGAGCGGGCGCTGGCCGAGGGGCGGCCGCTGCCGCCGCGCTCGGTGCTGGTGACCTTCGACGACCCGGACCGCACGGTGCTGCGGCACGCGCTGCCCGAGCTGGTGGCCCGGCGCATCCCCGCCGCCGCGTTCGTGATCGCCGAGCTGGTCGGCACCGAGAAGCCGTTCTGGTGGCACGAGGCGGCGTTCCTGGCCCGCTACGGCGGCCGGGCCCGGCTGCTGCCCCGCGGCGCCGACCCGGCCCGGGTGCTGGCGCTGCTCAAGGCGATGCCCGACCCGGACCGCCGGCGCAGCCTGGCCGAGCTGCGGGTCTCCGCGCACCGGCGCCCGCCGGCCCAGGAGCAGCTGCGCCCGGAGGACCTGCGGGTCCTGCGGGAGGCGGACGTCGCGGTCGGCAACCACACCCTGGGCCACCCCTCGCTGCGGCGCTGCGACGAGGCGACGGTGCACGCGGAGATCGCCGGCGCGCACCGGGTGC
This is a stretch of genomic DNA from Kitasatospora fiedleri. It encodes these proteins:
- a CDS encoding acyl-CoA dehydrogenase family protein — translated: MTRTAAQPTVPAPVTADADDAVERAFARLPRVIDLLAARAAEHDRDGTFPYQGVEAAHEAGLLTLTVGRRHGGPGAGLADTVRVLARLGRGDASVALLAAHTLLHHAEQARTAPWPAALYRRLLTESRRGPALVGTLRAPAGRPPAVTAHWQGNAWRLGGRAPHCPGAEALSWLVVEARTAENQPRTGLFLVRADSPGLEIDPAADQLGLRAAAGHDVLLEDARIGTDAALLPKGPAFPADPVATAWHQLALTAVLLGTARAALDWSAGQLRGTAAHRRPLGELDAALTGAEELVHGLAARTDADPSAATRAPAVQLLAARTASDTVQRALTLTGSAGLDRRHPLERHLRDALSLRTQLPAEDTVLDALGEALLGG
- a CDS encoding polysaccharide deacetylase family protein, which encodes MSYATVTAATAAAVCAPPQPVVPSATPPAPSSAPGQPRERDRGSWLRFSPAQPLFRARAAQRLAVLAYHGITDPASFGAQLDRLRRLATPVSVPDVERALAEGRPLPPRSVLVTFDDPDRTVLRHALPELVARRIPAAAFVIAELVGTEKPFWWHEAAFLARYGGRARLLPRGADPARVLALLKAMPDPDRRRSLAELRVSAHRRPPAQEQLRPEDLRVLREADVAVGNHTLGHPSLRRCDEATVHAEIAGAHRVLTRWLGEAPTAFAYPDGGFDERADAVLRQLGYRLGFLSDHRLGPRLPAHPLRISRLQVDSTTSTRRFDTILSGLEPAVQRLLGAQA
- a CDS encoding polysaccharide deacetylase family protein, whose translation is MRGVHDEHRRPGRRRPVEGQTAAGPRGRAGARRGRHPAHLPPGRRRHERRARPRHRRLHRPGGPARRAPARRVVPLDTAADRLDAGLRTPSTVLTFDDGFADTYETAWPLLRERGLPFTVYLASGLVGAPMRWEGSTAKGAPATGLSWEHLREMTASGLCTVANHTRSHVRPELLGTAELDACGDDVEEHLGTRPRHFAYTWGRPVPHLDAALRARFRTCATGLVGRNLPGYDPARFHRVPVRRTDPIDFFRAKLYGRLVPERAYARIVATAKAVGAGA
- a CDS encoding sugar transferase, which encodes MKRGGDLAVTVLAGIIALPLGLLIALLIRATTGGPVIFRQTRTGRHGREFDILKFRTMRDRQYEDEPDAPRITRLGALLRKSSLDELPQLWNVLRGDMGVIGPRPTLPEQVVHYSTRQRGRLAVRPGLTGWAQVRGRNSITWPERIELDLWYIEHHSLALDLRILALTVKVLLRPAGITAAGGVNPGFPAPTQPTAEPAVPAGSRIVLPRQATATAPRLAPEELRG
- a CDS encoding putative leader peptide, whose protein sequence is MPRPPLLTRRLHVDLRRTAGAACPAS
- a CDS encoding acetyltransferase, which encodes MVLWIAGAGGVGREALDVALAAGVEVAGFLDDRQAGSTVRGLPVRAPAELPPGAGYLVGIADPAARARLAGLLDAAGGHPVTLAHPRAIIAPETELAPGCLVMGGAHVSSSVRLGPHSQVHYNATVGHDTRLGARVTVYPGAHVSGAVRLEDDSTVGSGAVVLQGRTVGRAAFVGAAATVTRDVPPGTTVVGTPARPLLRRAPAPAPEGVA
- a CDS encoding PTS-dependent dihydroxyacetone kinase phosphotransferase subunit DhaM, translating into MDQRDRSRADVIPISTAPSAPPVGAATGTVTAPVPSVPRPARPAGHGRVGLVLVSHSQELADAVRAVALAVTEADDPAPVAATGGSLEDGPGSSAVLVAAAARRVDQGHGVAVLCDLDGPVRTVLTVLAAAEEHGLPFPTRFADAPFVEGAVAAVATRDRGRRPGGGAGRGGGDRPSAEALSPGPGRSAPSPVSRSADVPVRGRAGAPSVVPDVSDGTVWWRLCGFPARRAPGRR
- a CDS encoding aminoglycoside phosphotransferase family protein, translated to MDGATVRPARSPLRPPTAGSGRPAPRAAELRDPRGRTTLVTRPLAEQAGRPGQPGQPGRPAAGRAPEAFVDRVDPAALQTPAVRAVLANVARICPAFLPRQVLREGGRHILIAGTIGRAPVVAKCLSPAALRGERAEQLVERFHHEVAVYRAFVRHRPPVRLPRLVAADHDRCVLVLERVPGRPAARERHPVNAPTPGEVRAVLGSVRTLNLWRPPTDVFGKPMDYQTEIARFHSLGLLTDRDAGDLRGLLHGLSSVPWQLNHGDALLGNILLAPSGPVLLDWEQAGWYLPGYDLAVLWSVLSGDTAARRQISQLAQSGGTLARDAFLVNLVLVLMRELRLHDVPGAGEEQRIMIRRLYDDAALARRAVRAAVGTR
- a CDS encoding NAD-dependent epimerase/dehydratase family protein translates to MRVVITGGAGFIGANLARELTSRPEVAEVRVVDDLSTGSKANLAGVDVAFFEGSILDPALLDAVFTGADAVVHLAALPSVPRSIAAPLASHRVNATGTLEVLEAARRAGGPYVAAASSSSVYGANRELPKRETMRTVPMSPYAVSKLASESYLGAYHHCYGLGVLPLRFFNVFGPLQPAGHAYAAVVPAFLDAALAGRPVTVHGDGHQSRDFTYVGTVTQVLAEAVLRRVVSAEPVNLAFGTRTSLLELIGLLGGVLGAPVAAEHVDPRPGDVRDSQADNARLRELFPDVAPVPLEEGLRRTAAWFRTL
- a CDS encoding DUF397 domain-containing protein, translating into MTPAEAARAADERRKIELDVSGAEWQHAPGGEQGVQIAFVDGYIAMRNGAEPDGPALIFTPAEWRAFVLGARDGEFDPRNQ
- a CDS encoding glycosyltransferase, translated to MERIGVRHLPLPSLTRAWQPAADLAAARELLAELRRIRPDVLHTHNPKTGVLGRVLGRLARVPVVVNTCHGLWAQAHDPLAKRLAVLGAEALAARFSHAELYQNAEDRAALARWGVPAGRSRVVGNGVDLDRFPAPGPARDALRARLRAELGLAEDELLVGVGRRVAEKGIREYAEAARALAGKARFVWIGPDDPDKPDALRAAEAGVEFLGPRDDMPAVYAALDVFVLPSHREGFSRSGMEAAASGLPLLLSDIRGCREIGTHDRHLLLAPAADAAALTAALDRLLTEPGLRTRLGAAARRRALERFDQRAVAQVSLETYAAVARRRGLRWSTG
- a CDS encoding NUDIX hydrolase, which codes for MGIPAFLADLRAVVGHRPLWLSGVSAVVVDEDGRVLLGRRADNGRWALISGIIDPGEQPADAVVRECLEETGVEVRPERLVAVAVSPMIEYPNGDRTQYLDLVFRCRPLSGEARVNDDESLEVGWFHPDALPELEDRLLDHIARALAGKDEAHFELTAP